The region AGTTAAGTGGGGATTCTTTTGTAAGCCATTAATGACTAACTCCATGAAACGACGCACTGGGCCCTTTTTTGGAAAATCATCTAACAAATATTCCAAGAACACATGTTCCTCAAAACTGACTCCATGTTCCTCTGTTTTACACACTTCATTATCAACAGGGTACTGCCAAAGTTTGTCAGAAAGGTTTATGTCATCTCGGAAGCTATTTTGCCAGACACCAATCTGATTCACATTGTCTAGTTCCTCTAAATGATCTGACTCCATCAAAAAGATATTGTTTGACCGCAACACTTTCACATTTTCGGTCTTCTGTTTGTCAACAATGCTTTTAAAGAGTTCTAGTCTATTACCATCTTCAAATGAGAACTCTGTAGAATCAAAAGCAATTTCATTGGTTTGTTCTTTGTATTCATCTCTGATATCCTGAGATTGATAAAATGCTGACTTTCCCCAGTTTTCCACTGCTGCAACAATGGTTTTGGGTGTCCCTAATTGTTTAGGAGCAACTTTTAGCTGAGAAAGAATGTcttgaattttcttctttaactCCGGATCTGCCTTTGTTTGTGGTGGCATTCTCTGATCAACATTTTCCTCTAAATCTTCCAGACTTCTTTCAACCCACTCTTGTTCTGATTTTTCTGACACAGATTCCACTTGACCACCACTTGTCGTCATGGTTGCCTTTAGTGTTCTTGCCTTTTGGCGTTGCTGTTGAGCTGCGTGTATTGAATCCTCAAGCATGTTCTTTCCATTATCTTTTCCAAACTCTTTGACCTTTTTCAGTGAGTTCACAAGATCTGAGGAAATAACGGAAgatgatttttcttttgccttttcttcCTGCAATTCTCTTAAAACCCTGTTTTGCCTCACATTTCCTGATTTTAATTCACTTTCCTTGAAATATTCACCCCCGAGCCATTTAGGGCGTTGTTCGATTTTGTCCTTTGCTAGGATCTCTCCTTCTGTTGCCTCAAAACTGGACTCCGAAACAACTCTTCTCTGAGGTTGTTTTTGGGAAAATTTGAGGCTTTCCTTTCTGGAGATGACCCTTTGCTCCTCTTTGAGGGTCATTTCGATGCCAGGTAAGGGGTCAAGTTTTGGGTAAGATTCAAAACTGGCTTGATCTGCTGTCTCCCAAACATCTTCATTTCTCTCCGCCTTGTATTTGTCATCACGTTCAAGCGATTGACGTCTCAGATTTTTCAATAGAGACGATGTAGACACTTTCGGGCGGCCATCATTTCTACTGGAACTCAAGGCCAAGGCTCTTGTCAACAAAGCCTTGGAAAATAGCAGGTGAAACGAACGGTGACACACTTGAGGTTGAGAGAACATTGCCATCTACTAAACATGTGCAGCCATCCACCATGTTGCATTCCCAGAAATCATTTCGATATGAAAGCCATCCCAGATCTCCCAGAACTCCTTTATGTACGGTGGCCCACTGGTGCCACTGCTGCACACTGTAAAACAAACACGTTCCGGATTAAAACCTTGCTTTCTCTATGcaattgttcttgttttccatACAAATATAAGCCTGTTGCTTAGAAATTGAC is a window of Acropora palmata chromosome 4, jaAcrPala1.3, whole genome shotgun sequence DNA encoding:
- the LOC141880082 gene encoding uncharacterized protein LOC141880082, translating into MAMFSQPQVCHRSFHLLFSKALLTRALALSSSRNDGRPKVSTSSLLKNLRRQSLERDDKYKAERNEDVWETADQASFESYPKLDPLPGIEMTLKEEQRVISRKESLKFSQKQPQRRVVSESSFEATEGEILAKDKIEQRPKWLGGEYFKESELKSGNVRQNRVLRELQEEKAKEKSSSVISSDLVNSLKKVKEFGKDNGKNMLEDSIHAAQQQRQKARTLKATMTTSGGQVESVSEKSEQEWVERSLEDLEENVDQRMPPQTKADPELKKKIQDILSQLKVAPKQLGTPKTIVAAVENWGKSAFYQSQDIRDEYKEQTNEIAFDSTEFSFEDGNRLELFKSIVDKQKTENVKVLRSNNIFLMESDHLEELDNVNQIGVWQNSFRDDINLSDKLWQYPVDNEVCKTEEHGVSFEEHVFLEYLLDDFPKKGPVRRFMELVINGLQKNPHLTVGQKKERVRWFKDYFADFSEEELNF